The Solibacillus sp. FSL W7-1464 genome contains a region encoding:
- a CDS encoding NlpC/P60 family protein, whose product MMSRNMDRVRKILLQIGIVCLLIVAVTNTGHAQMFSDVKSDSKLNEELTVLNNLGGITQSPNDNFRADNLITRYEVAEFIVRTLQIDLEMSAIPTYLDIQTDDPRMPVIAAITELGIMIGYDGKFNPDAKITRAQSVQVLTRAFQLTGQAEIPYTDIEKNHSAAPAIQALVAHKIVYPVNNQKFYPSDMMTRGNFVSYLARIIEPSLRPAEPEQPVFQSCVKETTKKRYVIDVAVTNLWNKSNQARAVDYPSTKNPVEMQKWISSLSLSQKKWLVGRTDTQALYGDEVSLLETKGKWQRVAAKDQYVPYLKAGYPGWVPQSHVVATNKNYDDCGIAIITADKTNLLEKDEKTKFLQISYATILPVIEETAKYYYVETPGDGVKLLKKSAAKAYASYSEVPKPTATTIINEAKRYLGLPYLWAGTSSWGYDCSGILYAVFRTHGIMIPRDSFYQATGGKAVAKKNLKPGDLVFFAYNGGKGKVYHVGLYVGDGKMLHAPNYASKVKIESMNNGVYKKNYSGARRYL is encoded by the coding sequence ATGATGAGTAGGAATATGGACAGGGTTAGGAAAATTTTACTTCAAATTGGGATAGTCTGCTTGCTAATCGTAGCCGTAACAAATACAGGCCACGCCCAAATGTTTTCGGATGTAAAAAGTGACTCTAAATTAAATGAAGAGCTTACAGTGTTAAATAATTTAGGTGGAATAACACAATCGCCAAACGACAATTTTCGTGCAGATAATCTTATTACCCGCTATGAAGTGGCAGAGTTTATCGTACGTACATTGCAAATCGATTTAGAAATGAGTGCAATTCCTACATATTTAGACATCCAGACAGATGATCCGCGAATGCCTGTCATTGCAGCAATTACTGAGCTTGGCATAATGATAGGGTATGATGGTAAATTTAATCCCGATGCAAAGATAACGCGTGCACAGTCGGTACAAGTTTTGACGCGTGCATTTCAGTTAACTGGACAGGCTGAAATACCATATACGGATATTGAAAAAAATCATAGTGCCGCACCTGCAATCCAAGCTTTGGTAGCACATAAAATTGTCTACCCTGTAAACAATCAAAAATTCTATCCTAGTGATATGATGACCCGTGGGAATTTTGTTTCGTATCTTGCAAGAATTATTGAGCCATCATTAAGACCTGCTGAACCCGAACAGCCTGTGTTCCAAAGCTGTGTAAAAGAAACCACAAAAAAGCGTTATGTAATCGATGTCGCAGTAACGAATTTATGGAATAAATCTAACCAGGCACGTGCTGTCGATTATCCTTCGACAAAAAATCCGGTAGAAATGCAAAAATGGATTTCATCATTAAGTTTGTCTCAAAAGAAATGGCTTGTTGGACGAACAGATACCCAAGCGTTATATGGCGATGAAGTATCTTTGCTTGAAACAAAAGGGAAATGGCAACGTGTCGCGGCAAAAGACCAATATGTACCGTATTTAAAGGCTGGTTATCCTGGATGGGTTCCACAATCTCATGTTGTGGCAACAAATAAAAACTATGATGATTGCGGCATTGCGATTATTACTGCAGATAAAACAAATCTGTTAGAAAAAGATGAGAAAACGAAATTTTTACAAATCAGTTATGCAACAATTTTGCCGGTAATTGAAGAGACAGCGAAATATTATTATGTAGAGACACCAGGTGATGGGGTTAAACTACTAAAGAAAAGTGCAGCAAAAGCGTATGCATCCTATAGCGAGGTTCCAAAACCGACAGCTACTACAATTATTAATGAAGCAAAGCGTTATTTGGGCTTGCCGTATCTTTGGGCAGGAACCTCATCATGGGGTTATGACTGCTCGGGTATTTTATATGCGGTATTCCGTACACACGGCATCATGATTCCGAGGGATTCATTTTATCAGGCAACAGGCGGAAAAGCTGTTGCGAAGAAGAATTTAAAGCCGGGGGACCTTGTATTCTTTGCGTATAACGGTGGCAAGGGGAAAGTGTATCATGTTGGCCTTTACGTCGGTGATGGTAAAATGTTGCATGCACCAAACTACGCTTCAAAAGTAAAAATCGAATCGATGAACAACGGTGTTTATAAAAAGAACTACTCAGGTGCGCGACGCTATTTATAA
- a CDS encoding MerR family transcriptional regulator, with product MYSIGEFSKKTGITIRTLRYYGEKGLLIPARISEGGQRYYNDANIITVQKIVTFKYLDYSLEEIKELLQKDDSLLQSLEHQKLQLLKKKKQLEQMLATIDTAIHIHQESTAVDSTTLLLIIHSLLTEDAQKDYLRQYIPEPLIEQIYNYLDLNFIEINRRYIESLYEIKQAFLHPPEDEELKQLIEQLFSIIPPELTKSLAQEFEKHANIDFDNWLFTIPLSNEEENWLLDQAARLNILEGVIT from the coding sequence ATGTATTCAATTGGGGAATTCTCTAAAAAGACCGGCATTACAATTCGGACTTTACGTTATTACGGAGAAAAGGGTTTATTGATACCTGCACGTATTTCTGAAGGCGGACAGCGCTATTATAATGATGCTAATATCATCACTGTCCAAAAGATCGTGACTTTCAAATATCTTGATTATTCTTTGGAGGAAATTAAAGAGCTGCTCCAAAAAGATGATTCTTTGCTTCAATCTTTGGAACATCAGAAGTTGCAGTTACTAAAGAAGAAAAAGCAGCTGGAACAAATGCTTGCAACGATCGATACAGCCATTCACATTCACCAGGAAAGCACGGCTGTTGATTCCACTACATTGCTGCTCATCATACACAGTTTACTGACAGAGGATGCCCAGAAGGATTATTTAAGACAGTATATACCGGAGCCGCTCATTGAACAGATATACAATTATTTAGATTTGAATTTTATCGAAATTAATCGACGTTACATTGAAAGTCTCTATGAAATTAAACAGGCTTTCCTGCATCCGCCGGAAGATGAGGAACTAAAACAACTGATCGAACAGTTATTTTCAATAATCCCGCCAGAACTAACGAAAAGTTTAGCGCAGGAATTTGAAAAACATGCAAATATTGATTTTGATAATTGGTTATTTACGATTCCGCTTTCTAATGAAGAAGAAAATTGGCTATTGGATCAAGCTGCACGATTGAACATATTAGAGGGGGTTATTACATGA